A stretch of the Engraulis encrasicolus isolate BLACKSEA-1 chromosome 19, IST_EnEncr_1.0, whole genome shotgun sequence genome encodes the following:
- the LOC134435220 gene encoding serine protease HTRA2, mitochondrial-like, whose amino-acid sequence MATRHVMQGHYRLLRTITRVVQEHSGQSNSISVKVSRHCSGSTSAGTHRDKSDQHSTTNQSSRGDGDSSSSRPTLLSSVALGLGVFGAGAALAYHSKRKDSSVLLENRLSGLTDSILKNVLPTAHCASPFKPDSPRYKYNFIADVVEKSTPAVVYIEIVGRHPFSGREVAISNGSGFIISSDGLIVTNAHVVANKRGVRVKLTNGESYNATVQDVDQVADIATIKINPRHPLPTLRLGKSSEVRQGEFVVAMGSPFALRNTITSGIVSSAQRGSKELGLSNHNMDYIQTDAAIDFGNSGGPLINLDGEVIGINTMKVTAGISFAIPSDRLQVFLDRSADKQKSWFGDTGGKRRYIGVMMLTLTPSIIDELKMRDHKFPEVSHGILIHRVITGSPAHRAGMKPGDVVVEINGTKVNTSEEIYNAVRNHDSISMVIRRGEDLLMLHMTPEYTE is encoded by the exons ATGGCAACAAGGCACGTAATGCAAGGACATTATCGTCTACTACGGACAATCACGAGGGTTGTACAAGAACACAGCGGTCAGTCTAATTCAATTTCTGTGAAAGTTTCCAGACATTGTTCTGGGTCAACATCAGCTGGAACACATCGGGACAAAAGTGATCAACACTCAACAACAAACCAAAGTTCCAGAGGCGACGGTGACAGTTCCTCAAGCCGACCAACTCTCCTCAGTTCAGTTGCACTTGGCCTCGGAGTTTTCGGTGCTGGTGCAGCCCTAGCATACCACAGCAAACGCAAAGACAGCAGTGTTCTGTTAGAAAACAGACTTTCGGGACTTACTGACTCGATACTGAAAAACGTTCTCCCCACTGCGCACTGCGCCTCGCCATTCAAACCAGACAGTCCGAGATACAAATACAACTTCATCGCAGATGTCGTGGAGAAATCGACCCCTGCTGTTGTGTACATCGAGATTGttggaag GCACCCTTTCTCAGGTAGGGAAGTGGCCATCTCCAACGGCTCCGGATTTATCATCAGCAGCGACGGCCTCATCGTCACCAATGCGCACGTTGTGGCCAACAAACGGGGCGTGAGGGTCAAGCTGACCAACGGGGAATCCTACAACGCCACCGTGCAGGACGTGGATCAGGTGGCAGACATCGCCACCATCAAAATAAACCCCAGG CATCCGTTGCCAACGCTGCGCCTGGGCAAGTCGTCGGAGGTGCGTCAGGGGGAGTTTGTGGTGGCCATGGGGAGCCCCTTCGCCCTGCGCAACACCATCACCTCCGGCATCGTCAGCTCGGCCCAGCGCGGCAGCAAGGAGCTGGGCCTCTCCAACCACAACATGGACTACATCCAGACCGACGCCGCCATCGAc TTTGGAAACTCCGGTGGCCCGCTGATCAACCTG gatggtgaggTCATTGGCATCAACACCATGAAGGTGACAGCTGGGATTTCGTTTGCCATTCCCTCCGACAGACTGCAGGTTTTCCTGGACCGCTCGGCAGACAAGCAGA AGTCGTGGTTTGGGGATACAGGAGGAAAACGCAGATACATTGGAGTGATGATGCTCACTCTTACACCCAG caTCATCGATGAACTGAAGATGCGTGACCATAAGTTTCCTGAGGTCAGCCATGGCATCCTCATACATCGAGTCATCACCGGCTCCCCAGCACACAG AGCCGGCATGAAGCCCGGGGACGTGGTGGTGGAGATCAACGGCACCAAGGTGAACACCTCGGAGGAGATCTACAACGCAGTGAGGAACCACGACTCCATCAGCATGGTgatcaggagaggagaagacctgCTCATGCTGCACATGACTCCAGAATACACAGAGTGA